The Belonocnema kinseyi isolate 2016_QV_RU_SX_M_011 chromosome 2, B_treatae_v1, whole genome shotgun sequence nucleotide sequence atttaaacgaaCTGTATCTgtaattcaagacaaatatttttctgatattttcatcaATGTTtgcagttgaaattaaattcaattttgttcaactttgattaatatttatttgtttaatgattacTAATGACGTAATATTGGTATTTGATATTCGAATATGGGTATTTATCGTACtcgatttctaaaacaaaaacaacgtagaactatttcatttacaactttttactatAACTTAGATTTACAGACATTCTTAATTCTGAAATTATacagtctaatttttaaaaatttgaaattaaagtgatatgacttagaaaatacgacaacttcaagtcggttgtgtttaaaattgtgcaattttaaaggtttggttTTAAACGTCTTgaagttaaaaacattatatttNNNNNNNNNNNNNNNNNNNNNNNNNNNNNNNNNNNNNNNNNNNNNNNNNNNNNNNNNNNNNNNNNNNNNNNNNNNNNNNNNNNNNNNNNNNNNNNNNNNNttttaattgatgaattttctcattatacttatttataattataacttatatactgatatacaattttctagttgaattcaaaaatgttgtcttttttggcgcgtctcattccatttacgagaaacgttgtaataattccaattttaagcattaaaaaaaaagttagatatctgaagtcatcgaaacccatagattccgaattattatgttttaggctgttaactatggaatttaaaaaaatctacttctaaattttaatccgaaaacttaacaaaggacccttgagtgtcggctactctcttgagatagcctctctgctcgttatttatgatcgtattcttatttcaatttcggaaagggtattttaaagtcttcaaaccatttaaacgagcttcctggacctttaaaaatatctacctgagtgcaagtggagaatttctttgagattctttgacctaaagaatttttgtatatactcaaagattcttttcagtAGGgacttcataatttttgtttatttctcaaactaccgcatttctcaaaattatccttgaataattttgcaaaaattttgtatatataaaattttgtaaaaatagtctCATTCCTAACtcaattttaaaactcaataacaaacaacatacattttttgattgcttaactaatttttttatgaaatttcattaaaaataatatttcaacacataaaaagcagaatatgagggattttcatggagtcaaaatcaaaagtgtggtttttaaaatctaattttagacattttgaagAGGAGCCAaacctgaaaattgaatttgctgAAGtgtggagaaaattttttaaactgatgaaaaaaatttttaaataattactctttcttttaaatgtttatctttttgtgaaaaaattaatgtttttggttgaaaagtcaactgtttcagccgaaaacatatttcattttttgttaaaaatacattctttgtggATGAAGACTCGTAATTTTAGTACAGAAATAAACTTTccaagatatattaattatttaaacaatttaaataaaagaactaagagtttgcccttttttctagaagtcaatttctttacggggtcaagtaagaatgtctatcggatgactcgttcctatgttgctttgcaaatttggaagaactattaattatcacaggcccacaaaaaaatggtctgcacgagacaagtgatcaggctacccttatggattttgagccgctgaatccgaatacagcctcagaatttgtcctacatgtctcagttttctcctagatgcaaaaagtagggaaaatccAAGGGACTTTCTCGTcgcacaggccatacaaaaatgtggatgcacgagacaagtgactaggctactcttatAAATTGTTgtgccgctgaatccgaatctggtcTCAGAATTTCTTCTACACTTCTCAGTTTTCGCCTCAGTTTCTCCCCatatgcagaaaataaggaaaaccctagggataacttgcacgttaatttgataataccagtatacgcgaaaataggcacatcgatattGACTTTTAGTGACTTAATTTTTACACCGAAATTTTTTAGTGTCCTTTCTATTTCCCCTAGTTTGGGTAATTCCAGGGAAATTGAAGGGCCTTCTCAGATAATATATATTTACatggaaaaaaataagaaaaacctaATATCTTCGCAGTTTgtgtgcgaaatcagtcacttgtcccgtgcagacaactttttttttatgggCCAGTGtaaccagaaattccctaggcttttccctgtattttgcatctagagagaaaatggaacaaacctgaaaaatttgcggttcatatttagatttagcacgcaaaactgcaaaggatatgacatttttattattttttctcacacatatctatataatatgagaaagaccttcaatttccctagaatcacCAAGGCTAGGTGAAAcggaaggcacactagagaatttctgtgtacaaattcaGTATCTATAAGTCGCGACACTTCAAAATATAACATCCACCTATTTTAGCCTATACTggtattacgagggtagttcaataagtccttagaaggaccaacagatggcgcgcgaatcgctccaaatcatctgttttcagtcagcaccactcccgactagatatatgNNNNNNNNNNNNNNNNNNNNNNNNNNNNNNNNNNNNNNNNNNNNNNNNNNNNNNNNNNNNNNNNNNNNNNNNNNNNNNNNNNNNNNNNNNNNNNNNNNNNcagccttggaggagattatgttgagaaataaaaaaaaaaattcttaaaaacgttgtttttcttggtcaggccggaaacttatcaatccaccctcgtataccaaagatttggatgtaacatttagttaaaacaataaattgtttcttcaaaatgcaatattttaaaaccaatttatttatatatgccGAGGGGTCTATCACTCCAATATTCATGATACCTTCACTGAATATTCCTATACacttattctttcaatattcttggttttctggatattctttctattctcatacatttttgatatttcaaaatattccgaaatattcacaaatattttgacatattcctcaatttccctttgcgctctacacgtttttgaagattctcaaaaaaaaaaaactatttaacgggatttaacgattcttttgaattaaaaaagattgaagtttataaatgaatttcaaaagatttcaaacaattttaaaagattttagaagtgttccaaaatatttaaaagagttccagatatttttaatgaatttaagagattttaagtaatttttaagactttttaaggaatttcgggtagcatttaaatgagttttaagattttaaggtaattctgaaatatgaataatgttcttgaattctttaaagtatgttaaatcttttgaaatcttcggaaatttgtggatatcctttaaaatctattaaatttctgaaaatatatattgcatttttttaaatcttttgaaatatcttaaaatatttgtggaataagtttaaattttgattaagcacataaaatatacaataatgcttcgtaatatttctaaaatctaaaatcttagtacatatattataagtgtaacaatattttttacaaaattggtcacaaaaatttgaagaTGGCCTTCCACAGCTGTagattatatttcagatttttgtttgcatacttcaagctaggctaaCCGAGAAgttttaggcgttaggaatgcgaaacttataagGTTCGAACctccgcggcgaataaaaacttccatagcgtgcgattataaatagtacagtgattgtgtaataataaataattgtgtgcttaaacatgtgaacaaatattagagtataatagtaataatatataataacatagaagattaattttttgtggcgaaaaatcggttacgattttatagaactgtgttctatagtttcgggactagttcaacgcaatgtaaaacaaagacgattttaactttgaTTAAATTACCCAGCGTATCCCctactatatattttatatatattttatgtataaaaacatgcacataattaaaattttgtatttaaacaaaaagtctaaatttgaattttcaaaaaagtgcttAATTTAGACCATATTTAAATACATGAACATAACTGTAACATAGGATTATTTCTCAAACAATAACGCCTTTGAGACTGatgatagaaataataattggttGAGACGTTTCCCCAAGAGTCTGTTTCGCAGCTTCGTCATGATGAGTCCTGATTTGGAAAAAACCCTTTCGGATGGAACCGACGTTGCCAGGATTGGAAGGTATTCCATGGCCACTTCATAAAGGTGCGGATAATGCGGCTTCATGTCATTCCATTCGTCAAAATGGATTGAATGTTCGTGACGAAACAGCTCTGTTTAGGTACTGGGTGATTTCCAGTGGGAATCCTCCTGCATTATCGTTGATAGTACCAGGCTGTTTCTCATGTGCCATATTGGCGAAGCGTACCCAAATATCATTCAATTTTGTAGGAGCTACGGATGGTAATGTTGGCGCTGTTTCTTCTACCATGACATTTGAAGCATTCGATTCCGCCCTGATTTTCAATTTCACTTCCTTCCctgaaataaaaaactgtaattaACATGTGTATGATTGAAGgacaaattattcagaaaaaccTAAACTTAAATTATTACAGATTGCTTGAACAGCGTCGGACACAGACGGAGCACTCCGGAAGGGTATCTTTTCAAATCGGGTATCCAATAAAATGGCCATAGCAGCAAGCTTCAGATTCTCGAGGTTTCCAAACCTTTTTTCGAGTTCTGTCAGTAATCACTCTTTCAAATTAAATGCGGCAGCATGACACCAGAGGAATGCATTTGCTTAAAGTGACAGACTGCTCTGCACAAACTTCCTTGGTTACTTGGTCCAATGGCCTGAGCAAATCCCGTACCTCCGTAACAACTTCTTCCTCATAGGTCGTGATTATTTCCGGTGGTTTCTCCTTGCTCGCCTTCTCCCTCGCAATTTTCGCCAAAAATCGCCGAATGAAATCTGACAACTTCAGAAATCGGTCCAGCATTTGGTACACGGAGTTCCACCACATCCGCACTTCCTGGATGAGCTTCAGACACTCCGGCTCTGCCTTATCCCATTCTTTCATTTGAAGACTCTTCAATTCTTCTGTGGCCC carries:
- the LOC117167956 gene encoding uncharacterized protein LOC117167956; the protein is MAILLDTRFEKIPFRSAPSVSDAVQAIWKEVKLKIRAESNASNVMVEETAPTLPSVAPTKLNDIWVRFANMAHEKQPGTINDNAGGFPLEITQYLNRAVSSRTFNPF